A window of Balearica regulorum gibbericeps isolate bBalReg1 chromosome Z, bBalReg1.pri, whole genome shotgun sequence contains these coding sequences:
- the LOC142599539 gene encoding tudor domain-containing protein 7-like, whose product MQEPELIAKTLRAVLHPFKNGIPLSELQGEYKSLTGEWIPFRHLGHGTLEGYLESIPGVVRMEGNKMGEVICHAVACSETVPLAQLVARQRSSKRKMGRQVNCQMRLKNTSPVTLAGKPKGTLRQPRSLSRPEEGSKRPVPRPPRGRGVACGVVKPTMESARSALPPAAGSGPSKELPMQRHVTVVNRSVCARVCEQGERKRVGPLDAATVAVRFGTWESRLTPLQKVKFECGPVPRRETGDPLPCWVLP is encoded by the exons ATGCAGGAGCCAGAACTTATCGCAAAAACACTGCGAGCTGTTCTTCATCCCTTTAAAAATGGCATACCTTTGTCAGAGCTTCAGGGTGAATACAAATCCCTGACCGGCGAGTGGATTCCTTTCAGGCACCTAGGACATGGCACGCTGGAAGGCTACTTGGAGAGCATCCCAGGAGTGGTCAGAATGGAAGGGAACAAAATGGGAGAG GTCATTTGCCATGCTGTTGCTTGCAGCGAGACTGTGCCACTTGCTCAACTGGTGGCCCGGCAGAGGAGTTCCAAGAGGAAAATGGGACGGCAAGTGAACTGCCAGATGAGGCTGAAGAACACATCTCCAGTCACGTTAGCAG GAAAGCCCAAAGGCACTTTGCGACAGCCCAGATCTTTGAGCAGGCCAGAAGAAGGCAGCAAGAGGCCTGTTCCTCGGCCGCCACGAGGCAGAGGAGTGGCGTGTGGAGTGGTGAAACCCACTATGGAGAGTGCCCGGTCTGCCTTGCCTCCAGCCGCCGGGAGTGGACCATCTAAAGAACTGCCCATGCAGAGGCACGTCACTGTGGTCAACAGGTCAGTGTGCGCACGTGTGTGTGAGCAAGGTGAACGGAAGCGTGTTGGACCCTTGGATGCTGCCACGGTAGCAGTGCGTTTTGGGACGTGGGAATCCAGGCTCACGCCCTTGCAGAAGGTGAAGTTTGAATGTGGGCCAGTACCCAGGAGGGAGACAGGTGACCCTTTGCCTTGTTGGGTGCTGCCGTAG